ATTTTTTTTACCGTCCAGTTTTTTGAATCAACCTATTGATTGTCCAAGTTTAAAGGATACGCCACCACCATCGTGCGTTTTTTGGCCGTCCCGGCCATGCCGGTGTGGGAGTTGATGCTGACCACGAGGTCAAGGGCCCCGTCGTTGTCCAAGTCCGCCAAGGCGTAGTCCGTGACAGTGCCCTTGATGCGGGCCGTCTTCCACTGCAGGCTCATGCCGACGCCATCCCAGTACATGGAATGGATTTCGCCCTGCGGATAGTCCCTGTAGTTTGAGAAAATCTGGGCCGAGACGGAGATGTTACGGCTGAGAATGAGTTCGTGGCGGCTGTCCCTGTCTAGATTTGACGGGATGGCGCGCAAGGGGATGAAAACTTTGTTCGACGGCATGTTCTGCTCCGTGGGCGGCTGCAGGCCCATGGGGGCAGAGTGGTATTCGATCCCGAGGTTGGACCCGGCATAGGTTTCGTCCGTTGAAGTCAAGAGCGCTCCGGTTGAGCTGTATATTCTCATATGGTCATAGTCGTCGATCATGACGATCTGATGTCCATCTTCGAAGGGCAGGAAGGTCACGTTAAAAACAGTGCCGCCAAGGGGTAGATCTATGGCCGGACCGAGGTCATAGGAATCGTCACGCTTGATCATCTGGTGAATCTTGCTGTCCAGATATTTGGTGCGTCCCGTTTCCTGTCCAACCAGTGTCGGCATGAAGGCCGGAGGCATGTTGAGGACTCCGAGAAAGTAGGGGATCGAATCGGCCTTGATGGAGAACTTGCCGTCGAAGTCGACGATGAGGGACTTGGGGGCTTTGTCCAGAGCTGCGGCGATAACTAGCTCGTGGCGGCCGTCGCGGTTAATGTCGATGCTGTTCAGGCGCACGTAATTCCGGTTTTTTGGCAGGTCGAGTTCAGCGACCTGTTTCATTTCTCCGCCAGTGACTCTGTAAGCGAGCAGGGTGCTGTCCGTCATCAGGAACACTTCATTCTGCCCGTCCCCGTCCCCGTCACACACCACCATCCCGCGAGAGGCAAACGGCAGGGTCTGGCTGCGCCAGCGGCCCATGGAGGTGTCGGCGTCTTCATACTTCAGGGAGGGGTTGGCGTAGGCCGTGTCAGCCTTGGTTTCGTTGACGATGAGGGCCTTGTTCATGGGGGTGGCTACCGGCTGCGCCTTGGCAACGGCGGTTTCTGGCTTGCCGAAGACCTGGGCGTTGATGTCTTTGGCGACCGTCTCCAGACTCGGGATGACCTGGCTCAGTTGCGTCTGTGTGGGCCGGGGCAGGTTATTGCCTTGGGGATCGATGGTGTTGACGTCGAGGCTGCATTCCTGACCCATGACGGTCAGCGAGCCCCAGACCAGATAGTCGACGCCCAGAGCCTGGCGGATTTTCTCGGCTGCGCCGGAATCCGCAGGCAGGCTGGTCACGGTCTTTTTGACTGTCCCTGCATCAAGGGGAGTTAAATTTTCGGGCCAGGTCAGACGCGTGGTCAGCATGCTTTGAATGCCCTGGCTCAGATATTGATACTCCTGCGGTCCATGCACCCCAAAGGGCAGCACCGCGAAGGTCTTGGCCTCCTGGGCCAGGGCCGGGGCGGCGCAAAGAAGCAGGACGGCGAGGTTGATGAGAAGTCTCTTGAACATTGTCTCCTCCGGGAATACAGATTTCGGACTTTGTCGGTTGAATGGCTAACAATAAAGTGGTTCTTCATGGTAAGGAATCCCGGGAATGTCAACAACGGCGGTGGATACGGCGGGTTGGGCCGGGGGTGGTTCGGGCGGGACGCAGGGAAGTCGCTGCGGTCGTAGAAATGGATTTCACGCATAGCCTGACCTGCCGCGTCGAAAGTCGGGCTACGCGCGAAGACTCCCACGCAGAGCCTGGCTTCTCGCAATGACGACGTCGGTGCTGCGTCATTGCGAGCGCAACGCGGACTTGTCGGGCGCATGCGCGAAATCCATGCCTTTGCCAAAGGCCGCGAGAACTATGGATGGCCGACGATGTATTATCCTGGTTGGCCCTGCAAATTCTTTTCATCATAACAATAGAGGTATCCATGATCTCAAGACGCGACCTTCTCTTCGGCATGGCCCGCCGCCTGCGCGAGTCGGGTGGGGACAAGCCTGTCTCCGGTATCGGCGCGGATATCGGCGCCGCCGATGCCGCCTATGTCCGCAAGGACTATGGCGCTGCCCGTGACCTTTACAAGGACGTGCTCAAGGAGAACCGCGCTCACAAGGAGGCCAGGATCAGGCAGGGCATGTGTCATTACCATCTGGGTGAGTACGTGCAGGCCAAGGATCAGTTGCTCTTGGTCTGCAAGCAGCATCCCGGTGAATACCTGGCCTGTCTGTATCTGGGGCTGGCCTATGCCCGGCGGGAGCAGCTCGAGAAGTGCATGGAGGTCTGGAAAGGCTTTGTGGACCGCGATCATATCGCCGTGATGCGTGAAATCAACGTGCATCGCGCTCTTTTTGAAACCGGCGAACCTCTGACCGGAGTGGAAGTGGCCGACGCCGTGGAAAAGGCGCTGACTCAGGCGTAGTGAGTTTATCCTGTCGTTTTTTTGCCCCTATGCCGTTATGTTTCCATAAGCTTGGAAAGGATTTTTTTTGTGACTGGGCGCTGCTTCTTTGCAAGCTCAATGTTTTCGCTTTCAAGGCCGGGGCAAAACGCCCCGTTTTCTCCTGCCTGTTAATATTTCATCCATGATTTCAAGCAAGTTGCCTGCCCGATGTCCAGTTCGGGGCGAAACGTCCCTGTGGGGCGAAACGCCCCGGTTTTGGGCTCGAAATCGTTTTGGCGCGGGTTTCGTCGCGCTTTGATGGCGAATCATCCAGTCGCTCTTCTTTGTACCCGTCCATAAAATCAGCTAGTTGCAAATATGGCATGGCCTGGCCTTTGATAGTTCAACCGCAGAAGGCGGTTCGCGTTGGCATACGCGTTGCTTTATGCGATTGAACCAGAAGGAGGCTTGCTCGCGGATCATGCAGGCAGGCCCGTCAAGGAGGACTGAGTGACCGACGCCAATATTTTGCTTGTCGACGACGATGCGCAGTTCATCGAAATCATGAAGAAACGCCTGACCATGCGGCGCATGGAAGTGTTTCACGCAAGCAGCGGCGAAGAGGCCTTGCAGAAGCTTGCAATGCATGGCGAAATCGAGGTTGTCATCCTTGACGTGAAGTTGCCCGGGCGGAGCGGCATTGAGATGCTGCAGCTCATCAAGCAGCAATTTCCTCTGGTGGAAGTGATCATGCTGACCGGACACGCCACCGTGGAATCGGCCATCGACGGCATGCGGCTGGGGGCTTCGGATTATCTGATGAAGCCTTGCAGTATCGACGTGCTGGTTGAAAAGGTCAAAGAAGCGGTGGAAAAGAAGCGCAGGCATGAAGAGAAGATAGTCGACGCACGGGTTCGGGAGATCGCCAGTCGCCGAACGTAGAGGCGATTAAAAATGGAGCGTTCATGGCTGACAGCATTCTTCTCATCGACGACGAGACGCAGTTCCTGATCACCATGGCCAAGCGCCTGCGTAAAAGGGGGTTTCTCGTCAGGGAGGCCGGCAGCGGTCTGAATGGGTTGCGAGAGCTAGAGGCGGAGCCCGCCGATGTGGTAGTGCTTGACGTCGGAATGCCGGGTATGGACGGCATTCAGGTCCTACGGGAGATCAAGTTGCGTTTTCCGCAGGTGCAGGTGCTCATGCTGACCGGGCACGCCGACATGGAAGTTGCGCTTTCGGGAATGGCCATGGGCGCGTTCGACTATCTGATGAAACCGGTGGAGCTTGATGTCCTGGTCGGTAAAATCCGGGAGGCCTGTTCCCGGAGCAGGAAAGCGGGTGAGAGGCGCGGGTTGGAGTAAGCCACCTGCACAGGGAACATGGTCCTGTATACACAAGATTACGAGGAGGCGGTAACGCGTATGGGATTCTTTAAAGATTGGGGATCATTCATGGTGGAGGGCTCGCGGTCCTTTGCCCGGTGGGAAGTGGAAAACGCCCGGATCATCCTGGGCGACAAGAAGCGTATCTGGCTGCTTTGTCTCATGCTCATTCCCGCCCTGCTTGGCGGATGGGCCTATGCCGATGAAATCGGGCAGGCCTTGCCGACAGTGATCGGAGGCAAGGAAGCCTATAGTCCTTCCTTTTACAGCCTTTATATTTTCTTCGTGTCAATTTTTGTCGGTGTGGGCGCGGGCCTCATTTCTGGCTGTATCGGCGCGGGTGGCGGCTTCATCATCGCTCCCGCGCTCATGAGCGCGGGCGTCAAGGGCATCCTGGCCGTCGGCACGGACCTCTTTCACATCTTCGCCAAGGCCATCATGGGTAGCGTGCTGCATCGCAAGATGGGCAACGTGTCCGTGCCCCTGGCGTTCGTCTTCCTCATCGGCGCCATCATCGGCACGACTGTCGGCGCAGGCATCAACCGTGCTCTCTACAATGTAAACCCGGTTTTGAGCGACGCCTTTATCACCACCGTGTACACGGTCATGCTCGGCTTCCTGGGTTTTTACGGCATGTACGACTACTTCAGTGCCAAGAAGGCTGGTCATTCCGGCGGCGCGCATGATACCGGCGAAGGCTCCGGCATGACCGGCATCGCCCAGAAGCTGCAGTCCGTGAACCTGCCCCCCATGGTCTCCTTCGACCAGGGCCTCATTCCCGGCGGGCGCAAGATCTCCTGGATATTCCTGGTCCTGTCCGGCGTGCTGGTCGGCATGGCTGCGGGCATCATGGGTGTCGGCGGCGGCTTCCTGACCTTCCCCATCTTCGTCTACATCCTGGGCGTTTCCTCCCTGACCACCGTAGGCACGGACATCTTCCAGATCGTGTTCACGGCCGGTTACGGTGCCATCACCCAGTACGCCATTTACGGCTTCATCTTCTACACCCTGGCCATGGGCATGCTGCTCGGTTCCCTGATCGGCATCCAGGTCGGCGCGCTGGTGACCAAGGTCGTTCCCGGGATCACCATCCGCGGCTTCTTCGCCCTTTCGGTCATGGCCGGTTTCGTGAACCGATTCTTCGCCCTGCCCAAGAAGATGGTTGCAATGGGCTATCTGCCCGAATCCATGGCCGGTTTCACCAAAGTCATGGACACAGTGGGCATGTACCTGTTCTTCATCGTCATCGCCCTGTTCGGCATCTGGGTATTCGGGGCATTTTTCAAGAATATCAAGACACTGAAGTATGAGGACTGATCTTATGATTCATAACAAAAAGGAATTCACCGGGGGAATTGCCCTGCTCGTGGTCTTCTTCATAGTCCTTTTCGCAATGTTCCAGCCCCTTTTCGATGGGCACAACGCAATGGGGTATCTGGACAACCTGTACAACTCCATCTCCAAGGGTTCGGCCTACTATGTGGACAACCTGAAGGAAGAGGCCAAGACCGTGTCCGGCTATCAGGTCAACGTTACCATGAAGATGGAAAACGAGACGCAGGCCGCCGACAGCGTCGCGCTGATCACCGCCGCCGGAGCGACGGCGACGGCTCAGGGAAAGGAATTGACCATATCCGGCGATTATTTCGCCATCCTGAGCGCCAGTCTTGAGGATGCAGACCGCATGTACCATAACGACGGCGCGGCTCTCAAGGCCAAGTATCCGGTTTTCGAGTCCAAGGATGATCGTCAGGCGCTCTACAACTGGAGCACGATCCTGGCCGGTTTCGACAAGAAATTGAAGGACCAGGAGGCGTTCGCCGAAGCCAAGGTGGCCTTCAACATCAATTCCAAGGTCGTGGAGACCGCCTACAACTACTACAGCGTGGTGCCGGAGCAGATCAGGGACAAGGCCGGAATCGTCATCTTCTCCCTGGCGTTCTATGTCATCTACACCATGTGGTACGGCTTCGGCATCCTCTTCGTCTTCGAAGGCTGGGGTCTGAAGATCAGCGGTCATTGATGCCAAATTAAGCCAGGGCCTTCCCTGCAAGAGAATCATCATTGTCGGCGCGGCCTCCACAGGAGGCCGCGCCGAAATTTTTGGGCCGGCGAATGTCCTTTGCCAGGTGGGTCGGCTCAGGATACTGGAGAGTGCATGAATCTTTCCGAATATTACAATACCGTCATGGAACTCAGCCACGGCATCGTCATCACCCTCGACGAGGACGGGCGGATCATCCATGGAAATTCGCGTTTCGAAGCGCTTTCCGGCTACGAAATCGGCGACATCGCAGGCCAGGACTGGTTTGAGCTTTGCGTGGACGCCAAACGCGCGGACACGTCCAGGGCGATATTCGCGGGGATCGTCGAGGCCGGGACGCTGGCGTTCATGAAAGGCTCCCTCATGACCAGGGACGGGCGCAAGATCTATATCGACTGGAACATGAAACCCCTGTTCGACTCCCGGCAAAGCCTGGTCAGCGTCCTCTGCGTTGGCCAGGATGTCACGGCCCATGTGCTGCGTCAGCGCGAGTTGCTGCACGAACATGGTCGACTGGTGGCCCTGAACAAGGAGCTTTCCTGCCTGCACGCCATGAACCGCATCGTCTCGAACATGGATAGTGAACTGCCGGACATTCTGCGCGAGATATTGGCCATAATCCCTCCCTCGTTCCAGAATCCCCAGTCCACTGGCGTGCGCCTGCTGCTCGACGGGCAGGTGATAATCAGCGGGAAATTCACGCCAGATGCCTCGTGCCGTCTGGAGCAGGAAGTGCTCGTGCAGAAGGTGAAACGCGGGCACCTGAGCGTCAGCCTTTCGGGGAGCGCCGAGGACGGGACTGATTTCGCCTTTCTGCCCACGGAGTCCGAACTTCTTGGAGCCCTGGCCAAGCATGTGGGCTGGATCATCGCCAAACGCGAGGCCCTGTCGACCAAGAGAAATCTCGAACGGCAATTGCAGCACGCAGACCGGCTGGCCAAGATCGGCCAGTTTGCGGCCGGCGTGGCGCATGAATTGAACGAGCCCCTGGCCAACATCCTCGGCTTTGCGCAGCTGGCCGAACAGACCCCTGGCCTTCCGGCGCAGGTCATGAAGGATCTGGACAACATCATCAAGGCGGCCCTGCACAGCCGCGAGGTGATCAAGAAGCTGATGATTTTCGGTCGTCAGGTGCCACTACAGAAAAGCCTTGTCGATTTGAATCAGATCATCCGCGATTCCCTGTATTTCATCGAGATGAGCGCCTCCCGAGGCAAGGTCGAGGTGCGCATGAACCTGGCCGAAGGACTGCCCACGATCATGGCCGACCCGCAGCATCTCAAGCAGGTCATCGTCAATCTGGTGGTCAACGGCATTCATGCCATGCCGGGGGGAGGGGTCTTGACCATAGAAACCATGTCCTTCAAGGATGACGTCTATCTTCTGGTCAGCGACATAGGCGTTGGCATGTCTCCGGAAGTCATGCGGCAGATTTTCAGCCCGTTCTTCACCACCAAGGACGTGGATCAGGGTACGGGCCTGGGTCTTGCGGTGGTGCACGGGATTGTCCATGCCCATGGCGGGGTCATCGAAGTGGAGAGCGAACCGGGCCGTGGCACGCGCTTTGAGATCACCTTCCCATGCCGCCAGAGCGTGCCTGACATGAATCCGGCCACCGACGACAAATAAGGACGAAATGAGCATGCAGGACAAGGCTACTTCAATTCTGGCCGTGGATGACAGCCCCGCAACCCTCGAAGTCATCTCGCGCAACCTGACCGGGGCGGGCTATGTGGTCCATACCTGCGGCAGCGTCGAGGAGGCCGGAGCATTTCTGGACGGGACGCCTGTGGACCTTATCATCACCGATTACAAGATGCCCCGGGCAAACGGACTGGAACTCATCAAGTATGTGCGGGACAATTTCAAAGACACCGAAATCATGATGATCACCGGCTATCCGACGATCAGCGGAGCCGTGGAAGCCATGCGAGACGGGGCCGGGGAATACCTGGCCAAGCCATTCACCGGCGAGGAGCTCCTGGCCGTGGTCCGGCGGATTCTTGAAAAACAGGCCAGAAGGCGAGCGGCCCACGCCGATGATCAGGAGCTCAGCGCATTCGGGATCATCGGTAACTGCCCCGAGATGCAGGCCGTTTACGGGCTTATCCGCAAGGCCGCCCAGACCAGCGCCAATGTGTTCATTTCCGGAGAGTCGGGCACGGGCAAGGAACTGGTGGCCCGCGCCGTGCACTACAACAGCGACCGCAGAGCCTCCGCCTTTGTGCCGGTCAACTGCTCGGCCATTCCCGACACCCTGCTTGAGAGTGAACTCTTCGGCCACGTCAAGGGCGCCTTCACCGGCGCCAAGGACAGCCGGGCCGGTTTTTTCGAGATCGCCAACGGCGGGACCATTTTTCTGGACGAAATCGGGGACGCCAGCCCCAATCTGCAGGCCAAGCTGCTGCGGGTCATGCAGAGCAAGGAGTTCTGCATGGTCGGGTCATCAAGAACCCGCACCGTGGACACCCGCATCATCGCGGCCACGCACAAGGATTTGAAACGTCTGGTGGCGCAGGGCCTTTTCCGGGAAGATCTTTTTTACCGCATCCACGTCGTGGAGATCCCGCTGCCGTCCCTGGCTGAACGCGGGGACGACATCCTCATGCTGGCCAACCATTTCCTGCGCAAATTCGCCGCAGACATGAACCGCGAGACCCCGCGCATGACCGACGAGGCTCTGCAAGCCCTGGCGCAGTATGCCTGGCCAGGCAATGTCCGGGAGCTCGAAAACCTGTTGCAACGCCTAGTCATCATCGGCGACGGGCCTGTCATCGACATCACCGACCTGCCCGAGTCCATGCGATTCTCCATCAACCGCGGCCGCCACGGGGACAAGACCCTGGCCGAGGTGGAAGCGGATCACATCCGCGCAGTCCTGGCCCGCACCGGCGACAACAAAACCCGCGCCGCCGAGATACTGGGCATCGATCGCAAGACACTCAGGGAGAAGCTGAAGCGTCTGGGATTGGGGTGACGGGTTTGTGAGGAGTCTTCGCGAACGTGTCGGGCTATGCGTGAGAGCCCAGCTTTCGACACGGCGATCCAGATCTGTAATTCTTGAGCATTTCGCATCGCGGCCGCGCTGCGGGTTGGATTGATTCAGCGAAGTCATTGCGAGAAGCTAGGCTCTGCGTGGGAGTCTTCGCGCGTAGCCCGACTTTCGACGCGGCAATCCATGCCTTCGATTGTTGGATGCATCGCATCGCGGCCGCGCCCCGGGCTAGGCCGGGCAAGGCCCGCCGAAACTCCTTCTCCGGCTTCGTAGAGCCGAATCGTTGCGTGTAAAACGGGAAATTTGGGCAGCGCAGCGGCAACGATTCAGCAACCGATGCCTGGCTCAGTCAGACAGTCGGCGCCCCTCGCCCGGCCCAACCCGGTGCGCTGGAGCGGCGCAGGGATGGGCTGCCTGAAAATTACTGCCCCAGGTTGCCGAAAATGGCGGGATGCGAGAAATAAAAGCCGTTGCACAGAGCCTTCATCCCCTTGAAGAAGGGGATCCATGTCTTTGCAGGGTCTCAGGGAACAAAGAAAATCCAGCCCCTATGCGCATTTTCATACGTGTAGGGCCTGGATTTTCTGCAGTGACGAATCGGATCGTCATTTGGGGCAGGAGGGCTTCCTACAAAAACTTCTTGAACACAGCCTGCAGGCTTTCGGCCGTGAAGGGTTTGCGCAGGATGTCGTTGACTCCGGCTTCAAGGGCCGCCTTGTTGTCGTTGGCCTCATCCTGGGTGGTGACCATGACTACGGGCAGGTCCTTCTTGGAGAAGGATTTGCGGATCTCCCGGGTCAGGTCGATGCCGGTGATGTCGGGCATGTTCAGGTCGGTGAGCACCATCTCCGGAGTGTTCGATTGCAGCCATTCCAGGGCGCTGGCCGGGAATTCGAAGAGCACGGGCTCAAAGCCAAGTTCATGCAGGGTGGACTTGTAGATGCTCAGGATCATGCGCGAGTCGTCCACGGCGCAGATGCGCTTGCGGACCGTCTTTTTTTCTTCCGGGGCCAGCAGTTTGAGGGCCAGCCCCGAATAGCCGTGTTCTTTGAGGATGGCGTAGAAGAAGTCGCGGATGTCCTGATGGGCCCGGGTCAGTTGGCTCAGCGCCATGGGCTGGAAGCGCTCCTCTTCCATGAGGCTGAGGAATATCTGTTTGGCCTGGGCGTTGATGGTGGTCTTGATGATGCGCTGGGCATCCTCTTCCCTTTCGCTGGCCAGGTTCTTGATCCCGGCGGCCATGATCTCGTTGAAGTTGCGGTCTATGGCCTTGGCAGCGGCGATGCATACGTGATCCACCGGGTCACTGAGGCCCTGCGTCAGCACGTAAGCGCCCCGGTCCAGCGGCAAGAGGCCCAGGGCTTCGTAGGCGGCGAAGCGCACATTGGCGTTGGCGGGGTGGGTGTGCAGCAGTTTGCGGATGGGCGAGATGGCGGCCGGGTCCCCGATGTCGCCCAACACATTTAATGTATGGATGCGCAGATCGGCGTCGTCGAAGAGCAGGTTCTCGGTCAGAATGGGGACGGCTTTGGGGCCGATGCCGACCAGAGTCTTCTTGGCGTAGGAGCGCAGATGGGCGTAGTGTGAGCGCATGGCCTCGTTGAGCTTGTCCAGGGAGATGGAGTCCTGGACCTTGGCGAAGATGTCGAGGATGAGCAGGTCGAGCTGGTTGTCCGTGCCCATGCGTTCTGCCAGCCGCAGCATGGCTGTGGGCGTGCCCAGCTTGCCCAGGGCCTTGGTGGCGGTGATGATCAGGGCGCGGTTGCCGGAGTAGAGGAACTCGCTCACGGGATTGGTGGCCTGCGGATCGCCGATTTCACCCAGGGTGTCGAGGAT
The window above is part of the Deltaproteobacteria bacterium HGW-Deltaproteobacteria-18 genome. Proteins encoded here:
- a CDS encoding VCBS repeat-containing protein → MFKRLLINLAVLLLCAAPALAQEAKTFAVLPFGVHGPQEYQYLSQGIQSMLTTRLTWPENLTPLDAGTVKKTVTSLPADSGAAEKIRQALGVDYLVWGSLTVMGQECSLDVNTIDPQGNNLPRPTQTQLSQVIPSLETVAKDINAQVFGKPETAVAKAQPVATPMNKALIVNETKADTAYANPSLKYEDADTSMGRWRSQTLPFASRGMVVCDGDGDGQNEVFLMTDSTLLAYRVTGGEMKQVAELDLPKNRNYVRLNSIDINRDGRHELVIAAALDKAPKSLIVDFDGKFSIKADSIPYFLGVLNMPPAFMPTLVGQETGRTKYLDSKIHQMIKRDDSYDLGPAIDLPLGGTVFNVTFLPFEDGHQIVMIDDYDHMRIYSSTGALLTSTDETYAGSNLGIEYHSAPMGLQPPTEQNMPSNKVFIPLRAIPSNLDRDSRHELILSRNISVSAQIFSNYRDYPQGEIHSMYWDGVGMSLQWKTARIKGTVTDYALADLDNDGALDLVVSINSHTGMAGTAKKRTMVVAYPLNLDNQ
- a CDS encoding sigma-54-dependent Fis family transcriptional regulator — translated: MQDKATSILAVDDSPATLEVISRNLTGAGYVVHTCGSVEEAGAFLDGTPVDLIITDYKMPRANGLELIKYVRDNFKDTEIMMITGYPTISGAVEAMRDGAGEYLAKPFTGEELLAVVRRILEKQARRRAAHADDQELSAFGIIGNCPEMQAVYGLIRKAAQTSANVFISGESGTGKELVARAVHYNSDRRASAFVPVNCSAIPDTLLESELFGHVKGAFTGAKDSRAGFFEIANGGTIFLDEIGDASPNLQAKLLRVMQSKEFCMVGSSRTRTVDTRIIAATHKDLKRLVAQGLFREDLFYRIHVVEIPLPSLAERGDDILMLANHFLRKFAADMNRETPRMTDEALQALAQYAWPGNVRELENLLQRLVIIGDGPVIDITDLPESMRFSINRGRHGDKTLAEVEADHIRAVLARTGDNKTRAAEILGIDRKTLREKLKRLGLG
- a CDS encoding response regulator gives rise to the protein MADHAHLLAEIRDNIHHKDTIKARLVLGYLENMDKNIREQVLGAFREAAPEFAVPVLCRFISEHRDMVASLPLVREILAVKILAQPQLLATAISNPQTPCREMYIAMAGELRLEEVVDNLIEALLAATDISEINQILDTLGEIGDPQATNPVSEFLYSGNRALIITATKALGKLGTPTAMLRLAERMGTDNQLDLLILDIFAKVQDSISLDKLNEAMRSHYAHLRSYAKKTLVGIGPKAVPILTENLLFDDADLRIHTLNVLGDIGDPAAISPIRKLLHTHPANANVRFAAYEALGLLPLDRGAYVLTQGLSDPVDHVCIAAAKAIDRNFNEIMAAGIKNLASEREEDAQRIIKTTINAQAKQIFLSLMEEERFQPMALSQLTRAHQDIRDFFYAILKEHGYSGLALKLLAPEEKKTVRKRICAVDDSRMILSIYKSTLHELGFEPVLFEFPASALEWLQSNTPEMVLTDLNMPDITGIDLTREIRKSFSKKDLPVVMVTTQDEANDNKAALEAGVNDILRKPFTAESLQAVFKKFL
- a CDS encoding PAS domain-containing sensor histidine kinase, with protein sequence MNLSEYYNTVMELSHGIVITLDEDGRIIHGNSRFEALSGYEIGDIAGQDWFELCVDAKRADTSRAIFAGIVEAGTLAFMKGSLMTRDGRKIYIDWNMKPLFDSRQSLVSVLCVGQDVTAHVLRQRELLHEHGRLVALNKELSCLHAMNRIVSNMDSELPDILREILAIIPPSFQNPQSTGVRLLLDGQVIISGKFTPDASCRLEQEVLVQKVKRGHLSVSLSGSAEDGTDFAFLPTESELLGALAKHVGWIIAKREALSTKRNLERQLQHADRLAKIGQFAAGVAHELNEPLANILGFAQLAEQTPGLPAQVMKDLDNIIKAALHSREVIKKLMIFGRQVPLQKSLVDLNQIIRDSLYFIEMSASRGKVEVRMNLAEGLPTIMADPQHLKQVIVNLVVNGIHAMPGGGVLTIETMSFKDDVYLLVSDIGVGMSPEVMRQIFSPFFTTKDVDQGTGLGLAVVHGIVHAHGGVIEVESEPGRGTRFEITFPCRQSVPDMNPATDDK
- a CDS encoding two-component system response regulator, with the translated sequence MTDANILLVDDDAQFIEIMKKRLTMRRMEVFHASSGEEALQKLAMHGEIEVVILDVKLPGRSGIEMLQLIKQQFPLVEVIMLTGHATVESAIDGMRLGASDYLMKPCSIDVLVEKVKEAVEKKRRHEEKIVDARVREIASRRT
- a CDS encoding response regulator codes for the protein MADSILLIDDETQFLITMAKRLRKRGFLVREAGSGLNGLRELEAEPADVVVLDVGMPGMDGIQVLREIKLRFPQVQVLMLTGHADMEVALSGMAMGAFDYLMKPVELDVLVGKIREACSRSRKAGERRGLE